The Quercus lobata isolate SW786 chromosome 9, ValleyOak3.0 Primary Assembly, whole genome shotgun sequence region CGCACAATATTGTGATATTGTCACACTtgccaattttaattatgttttctaGGAAAAACAGactattttgtcatttttggcaATAATGGTGGTTCTCCATATATATCTAGTATCAACTTGTCTgatcaaaaataatttgatgAAAGCCTAATTAAAATTGACAAATGGAATCATGGAATACAAAATACTAGAAATATAGATTAGCGGTGTGAAGGCAGCAAGCAGCCTAGCTATTTAGTGTGAGAACAGATTTGTCAAACAGATTAGCACATGTATTTACTagattttgaaatcattttcaATCAGTTCCTTACACGAAACTTAATTAGGTCCactgaaatttatttataaaatcaatgCGTTCATAACCAAGTTGCTATAATATATAGTACATGTTTTCCTTAATCCATATCGCGTTTTTGAGTGTACAAACCACATCACACAACATAGGTGACGAGATGCTTTGCCAAGTGGCCAAGGCAATCaaaactttatttaattttgtcatAATTAGCGATAGTGTAATGACTAATTACTATTTTAGTCTAGCCACAGCTATTAATGCGGCATGCCTTTTTTGATCGAAATAGCTCTCCAGCACTCCACTAAATTGACAAATCGGAATGTCGCTTTTATTATATGGTCGGATTTTGATTGtatatattgataaattatGTTGCACCATATACCACCTTTCCAAGGAAACCTTTTAGATAACTGTATGGTTGGATTTATGATAAAAGTCTTCGTCATTGTTAGAAGCAATTGGAAAAGGATCcctatcttttaaaaaaatcgaCATGTTACTCTTATCTatagaatttataatttaggaATAGGCTTAACGGAGAAAGTAGGAATTATAAGTATTAATCTTATTGGAGTTTGAGTAGGGACCCTCATGAAATCCCTATTACTTAAAACCAAATAGGCTTTAGACCTATGTTTATTTCTTTGTCATTGCAATTTACAAACTACTCGATCTTAattgagcaaagaaaaaaaaaatcaattaacaaCTTCCTTGATCAAAATGTAATTATACTAGCTGCAGGCTCAAGGAAATCCGAGCCAACTAAGCTGCCTCAGATTTTTCCCCGActaagaaattaaatatcttgggcaaattatattttaaaccatatactttaatagtttcaaaatattgCAAACCCTATAGGTTCATTGGGCAAGTGGAAACCTAGACTTTTAAAGCCATATTAATTGAAACCCccgatcaaacccaaaaaataaataaataaataaggctttaatttatataattttgaaaatctagctAGCTAGGGTTCAATTCTAAACTAGTGAAACTACAAAGTATAATTTGTATTAGTACTAATTAACACCAAGGCTTTTAAATGCAAGTTACTTTAATATGTTTTATGagctgattaaaaaaaaagaaaaaacttctATGAGCTTGAACAAACTCAAAATATAGCAGCAGGTTTGCTTGGACGGAATTCCACATTCCTTTCTTTACAAATGCATGTTTattatgattctcaaaaaaataaaaataaaaaaaggtgttttttgttttacacACAATGTGCTTTTATAACTTGAAAACTTGACTTTAAATGACATTtttagttgtaaattacaatttgTGTAAAATACACTGTGTAAAACAAGCTTttgcaacaatatatatatatatatatatatatatgcactttTATTTGGATACTTTCAAAAATTCGACATTGCTGCGTATACCAGTGCCTTTATATCTTAGTAATGCTCATCAACTCTAGCTGCATGCCACTAAAATTTCTCAATTGTTTCATGCATGATAGTGTTGTACCATGTAGGTTGTGAATCAAATAAGCTTTGACAATTTAGAATAGTATGCTTgacctttttcaaaaatcagGTGTCTAAGTAGTTATTATAACCTTCAGTACTATGCCCATTTTGGTAGCAAATGCAACCCAACAAGGACCCCTTTAACAATCACCAACAATTGTTGATCATGTGAAACTAAGTTCGTGTAACTCCATATAATGGTCGTGATGATCTAAATGTGAACTGCCAATTGAAATACCGAAAACTATGATTTGCAATGTCTGCAGAGTAAATGACAGTAAAACAGCATTACGTACCCTCAAACtttgaggaaaagaaaattacgACTGTTTGAATCAAGCTACTCGTAAAGCTAAAGAGTTCACGTTCTTCCATACTTACCCTAATATTGCAATTTGCATGAGTTATATTTCAATGCTGAAAGTTCCAATTAGATTTGGTCAATATTGTTCATCGAGACGGTTAAGCCTTTGAATTTGTTATATTATCCACAAATTAAGATGTAtattactattaattaataCGGCAATTTGGTATTACATCAAAGAAGAACCTGAATGACTTCAGGTTGATGAACCCTGCAAgctgcaaaaagaaaagaaaagaaaaaaattctcatttcAACAACGTGGTTTTATATGTATGCTCTAAGAACCAATCAAAATGATCATTAAAATCCCCGAGTCATAGCttcaaagtaattttttaatgcAACTATAACTAAATAACTAACCAGAGTGGTTTTAATTAAGACTTCAAAGCTAGCTCCAATAAGTTTAAATAGAGGCAGCCCTGCACACAATTATACATGCAGCTTAACTCTCTTGCTTGGTGCAAGTATCCCTTTACATTCTTTCTTGTGAAATGGGTTATGATTATGAATACCATTCTCCACCACCTCCATCTCCTTCATCACCACCACCAGATTGTGACCATGTCAAGCACAAACCTCCTCCACCACCGCCGCCACCTAAATGTAACATGACAAtaccaccacctccaccacctcgtTGTAAGAATAGCACATtaactcctcctcctcctcccccatcaccaccacccccaccttctcctcctcctcctcctccatgTACTCCAGTAActccaccacctcctcctccaccatgTCACTGCCACTGTCCACCTCCAGCACCCGCTCCTAACCACCCCTACCACCATCATCCTCCACCCGCTCCTTACTACCCCTACCACCATCATCCTCCACCCCCTCCTCATTCACTTCCACCATCACCCTCTATGTCACCatatcatcatcaccaccacaACTACACGACTGCTATCGCCGTTGGCGTCTCTCTAGGCGGTGCCTTCTTTCTTGCATTCCTCGCCCTTGGTCTCTTCTGCTTggctaaaaagaagaagaaaccagTAACAATTCCAGTAGCAGCAGCCGCAGTCGCTTGTGTTGAGGAACACGAACACATCCAGGAGACGATTACGACAAACCCGTGTGGAGAACAAACTGTGACTGTCACAATAGACGACGACGTTCAAGTTCATGAAATTGCGAGTGCAAGTACACTTGCTCCTCCTTGTGAACCAGGAGAAACTGGGCCTTCCACTCATTCTCAAGGCCATCAACACAAGTTACACAACACTTGAGGTTGTCTTTTGCATTCACCTTCGTAAACAAGCTTTCCTTTaatttctttgtgtgtgtgtgtgtacttGTGTGCTTTTTCATCGAAGTTTTTCTTCGCCCCTATTTGTTTTTCGTAAGTTTGATGAAACTAAATTGATTAAGGATTGCTTGTAAGTTGTAATAACGAGTCCCTTGTCTGGTTCAAATAACACGACAGAGAAGGTACGTTGTGGTTGCTGATCTTTGTATTATGAAGAAATAAAGGCCAAGTCTTGGGTTTGCTACACATAATACTGGtgcaaatttgtatttatttttattattatttttttttatatacgattcggtactttttttttttatatcaaccGTTGGAAAGGATTCTTATTCATTAACTACAAGAAAACAACTGGTGTTTCATTATAGTGTAAGACTCGTGCACATTGTCAATAGATACCCAAGCGGAAAATGCTGTGCATAGAGCATTTGCAAATTGCGATTACtcttaaaaataagaataggTAACttaatttaacccaaaaaaaaaaaaaaaaaaaaaaaaaaaaaaaaaaaaaaaaaaaaaaaacgagttAGCTTCACCGAAAATTATTTATAACTTAGATATCTTATCTGTAATACTGTTGTATAATTCTTTCACAGTATCCTTCCAGCTAAATCTTCAAGCATCAGATTCAAGGTCTCAACAGAACCATTCTTCACTTCCTTGTCACAAGCAGCTAGGTATTCTTCAAAATTTCCCTGGTTCTCTAAACCATATGAGAAAATCTGCAATCGGGTGTAGATTATTACACCCACTACAACATGCTACCACCACCCCTTTCTCACATGTTTTGAGACAAAATGTTTTCACAGACCTGGCAACTAAAGATCATGGCAAGACCACGCCTTATTGATGTTTACAAATAAGAGGTTGCAGAATACTTCACAGGAATCACAGCTGAACTTGCAATACTATTTATATCAGGAGAGAACTTCACTGAGTCTCGATCAGCCTTAAAACTGCCAGTTTCATGACTTTCCAGATCCTCATCTGTTTTGTTTGTGTCTGAatcatttgttttgtttgtgtcAGAATTCCTCTTTACCATATTTGAATCTGCTAAACGATGCATTTGCAGAAGGAAGAGATTGCCAAAGGGGTTCTGCCACCAATAAAGGtaaagccacacacacacatgcagaCAGGACTATGATCTcaagcaaatatatataatctaattcAATCAGAAAAATAAGTAACTTTGCAAGATATTCATCTAAAACACGTAAATGGAGCAAGGAAACTTAGCAGTACTAGGCAATGACAGAAAGAAGCTCTAGCGCAGACAGACAGTATTCTGGTCAATATAAGGACTTTCAACATTCCTGCAGTGCTCAACTCTACTATATTttcgtattaaaaaaaaaaaaaaaaaaaaaaaaaaaccctcgaCTATATTTTCTATAATCGTTTTGGCCTCCTAGGCTTCAAACAACCGCGGTCACCATTTTAGTAAATGTCTCGTTAATGCAGTGGTCAAATGAGTACTGTGAACTTACTACATGAGCATAGGTCATCACATAGCTAGTGTCACTGATGTCAAGTAAAAAGTTTCATTGGCATGGGGTGACATGAAACCTGAGAACAACATCCATAATTCATCCACTTCACCAAAAGTTCGAGCAGCAATTGAGTTTATACTGTGCACTgctaataattcatttaaaaaaaaaaaagtatacacGGATTAAAAATATGGATTTGAACTACCACAtgttataaaaattgtattttctgAATACACAGAGAATCCCATGACCATAAGATACtggcaaaaattttaaaaagggaaaatgaaTCAACCTGTAAGTTGGGGACATCAGCTCAGGTTAGTCTTCTAGTGCTCAACTCAATCATGATCCTTTTGTGGATTCAGGCTCTTTTCTCCTGATGC contains the following coding sequences:
- the LOC115961299 gene encoding proline-rich receptor-like protein kinase PERK1, which gives rise to MGYDYEYHSPPPPSPSSPPPDCDHVKHKPPPPPPPPKCNMTIPPPPPPRLTPPPPPPPCHCHCPPPAPAPNHPYHHHPPPAPYYPYHHHPPPPPHSLPPSPSMSPYHHHHHNYTTAIAVGVSLGGAFFLAFLALGLFCLAKKKKKPVTIPVAAAAVACVEEHEHIQETITTNPCGEQTVTVTIDDDVQVHEIASASTLAPPCEPGETGPSTHSQGHQHKLHNT